One window of Dama dama isolate Ldn47 chromosome 30, ASM3311817v1, whole genome shotgun sequence genomic DNA carries:
- the TMCO3 gene encoding transmembrane and coiled-coil domain-containing protein 3 produces MKVPGRSRFWMWLPFLQLLVSSEQPEGMAGPAGERPRGLGAAVPQRRPWVLDGCRRLSGLLRQKAAVLNKLEDAIRAVERDASLSDQEKMFRVHTLEIFQKELNESENSVFQAVHGLQRALQGDYRDVANMRESSRQRLEALREAAIKEETEYVELLAAEKHQVEALKNMQHRNKSLSMLDEILEDVRRAADRLELEIEEHAFDDNKAVKGVNFEAVLRVEEEEADSQQNLSRREVEEDLGLSMLIDSQNNQYILTRPRDATIPRADHHLIKDIVSIVMLSLPCGWLCTTIGLPTMFGYIICGVLLGPSGLNSIKSIVQVETLGEFGVFFTLFLVGLEFSPEKLRKVWKISLQGPCYMTLLMVAFGLVWGHLLQIRPTQSVFISTCLSLSSTPLVSKFLVGSSRSDKEGDIDYGALLLGMLVTQDVQLGLFIAILPTLIQAGAGAHASVAMEALRLLALVGQVVFSLAAVLLVCLLVRTYLVGPYCRKLHAESKGNKEILVLGISAFTFLMLTVTELLDVSMELGCFLAGALVSSQGHAVAEEVVSYVEPVRDFLAIVFFASIGLHVFPTFVLYELTVLLVLTLAVVVMKFVLAALVLSLLLPKTSQYVKWIVAAGLAQVSEFALVLGSRARRARVISREVYLLILSVTTLSLLLAPLLWRAAVARCAPRPERRSSL; encoded by the exons ATGAAGGTGCCAGGGAGGAGCCGCTTCTGGATGTGGCTTCCGTTCCTGCAGCTGCTGGTGAGCAGTGAGCAGCCTGAGGGCATGGCGGGGCCCGCTGGCGAGCGGCCCCGCGGCCTGGGGGCAGCTGTCCCACAGAGGAGGCCCTGGGTTCTGGACGGCTGCAGGAGGCTCTCCGGGCTCCTGCGCCAGAAGGCCGCGGTTCTGAACAAGCTGGAGGACGCGATCAGAGCTGTGGAGAGGGACGCCAGCCTCTCGGACCAAGAGAAGATGTTCCGGGTGCACACGCTTGAGATTTTCCAGAAGGAGCTGAATGAAAGCGAGAACTCGGTCTTCCAGGCTGTCCACGGCCTCCAGAGGGCGCTGCAGGGCGACTACAGGGACGTGGCCAACATGAGGGAGAGCAGCCGGCAGCGCCTGGAGGCCCTGCGCGAGGCGGCCATCAAG GAGGAGACAGAATATGTGGAACTTCTGGCAGCAGAAAAACATCAAGTTGAAGCCCTTAAAAACATGCAGCATCGAAACAAGAGTCTGTCTATGCTGGACGAGATCCTCGAGGACGTGCGGAGGGCGGCAGACCGTCTGGAGCTGGAGATTGAGGAGCACGCCTTCGACGACAATAAGGCG GTCAAAGGGGTCAATTTTGAGGCGGTCCTgcgggtggaggaggaggaggccgacTCTCAGCAGAACCTCAGCAGGCGAGAGGTGGAGGAGGACCTGGGCCTGAGCATGCTCATCGACTCCCAGAACAACCAGTACATCCTGACGCGGCCCCGGGACGCCACCATCCCGCGGGCTGACCACCACCTCATAAAG GACATCGTCAGCATCGTGATGCTCTCCCTGCCCTGTGGCTGGCTCTGCACCACCATCGGGCTGCCCACCATGTTCGGCTACATCATCTGTGGCGTGCTGCTGGGGCCCTCCGGACTCAACAGTATCAAG TCGATTGTACAGGTGGAGACGTTAGGGGAGTTTGGTGTGTTCTTCACTCTGTTCCTCGTTGGCTTAGAGTTTTCCCCAGAGAAGCTAAGAAAG GTGTGGAAGATCTCCCTGCAGGGGCCCTGCTACATGACTCTGCTCATGGTGGCCTTCGGCTTGGTCTGGGGCCACCTTCTGCAGATCAGACCCACCCAGAGCGTCTTTATCTCTACCTGCCTGTCCTTGTCGAGCACACCTCTGGTGTCCAAGTTCCTCGTGGGCAGCTCCCGCAGTGACAAGGAAG GCGACATCGACTATGGGGCGCTGCTGCTGGGGATGCTGGTGACTCAGGATGTGCAGCTGGGGCTGTTCATCGCCATCCTACCCACGCTCATCCAGGCGGGAGCCGGTGCTCATGCCAG CGTTGCCATGGAGGCCCTGCGGCTCCTGGCCCTGGTCGGGCAGGTCGTCTTCTCGCTCGCTGCTGTTCTGCTCGTCTGTCTGCTGGTGAGGACCTACCTCGTGGGGCCTTACTGCCGGAAGCTGCACGCAGAGAGCAAAGGGAACAAGGAGATCCTGGTCCTGGGCATCTCCGCCTTCACCTTCCTCATGCTGACG GTTACCGAGCTGTTGGACGTGTCCATGGAGCTGGGCTGCTTCCTGGCTGGAGCCCTGGTGTCCTCGCAGGGCCACGCGGTCGCCGAGGAGGTCGTGTCCTACGTGGAGCCCGTCCGCGACTTCCTGGCCATCGTGTTCTTTGCGTCCATAG GCCTTCACGTGTTCCCCACCTTCGTGCTCTACGAGCTCACTGTCCTGCTGGTCCTCACGCTCGCAGTGGTGGTCATGAAG TTCGTCCTGGCAGCCCTGGtcctgtccctgctcctgccCAAGACCAGCCAGTATGTCAAGTGGATCGTGGCCGCAGGGCTGGCCCAGGTCAGCGAGTTCGCACTGGTCCTGGGGAGCCGGGCACGCAGAGCCCGAGTCATCTCCCGGGAG GTGTACCTGCTCATCCTGAGCGTAACCACGCTCAGCCTCCTCCTCGCTCCGCTGCTCTGGCGCGCTGCCGTCGCCCGGTGCGCGCCCCGGCCGGAGAGGCGGTCCAGCCTCTGA